In one Butyrivibrio proteoclasticus B316 genomic region, the following are encoded:
- a CDS encoding glycosyltransferase: MENKFVSMVIYLHNEEENIIPFLDTAVDAIGGLFKKYEIICVDDACSDGTVENIKKYAFDKELEGIVSVVHMGFYQGIEPSMNAGRDIAIGDLVYEFDHVIVDYDKSLIEDVYNEMVKGYDIVAASNSKAHRLTSRVFYGLFNRFSKSFAKIGPETFRIVSRRAINRIKTIGSHIPYRKAVYANCGLNMTTLEYTPVTGSAGSDSKASFSERGGLALDTFIYFTNIMEKASAVLSGVFLLATVACLIYSVADHFMGQDIASGWPSLMSFMSIGFFGVFALLTIVLKYLSVLLNLVFRQQRYMVADIEKIVGK, from the coding sequence ATGGAAAATAAATTCGTATCAATGGTTATTTATCTTCACAACGAAGAGGAAAACATAATACCATTCCTGGACACTGCAGTGGATGCGATAGGTGGTCTTTTTAAGAAGTACGAGATTATCTGCGTAGATGATGCCTGCAGCGACGGGACAGTTGAGAATATCAAAAAATATGCTTTTGACAAGGAACTTGAGGGAATTGTTTCTGTTGTTCATATGGGCTTTTATCAGGGAATAGAGCCTTCCATGAATGCCGGCAGAGACATTGCTATCGGTGATCTTGTCTACGAGTTTGACCATGTGATCGTGGATTATGATAAGAGTCTTATAGAAGATGTCTATAACGAGATGGTCAAGGGCTATGATATAGTTGCAGCATCTAATTCCAAGGCTCACAGATTGACGTCCAGGGTTTTCTATGGACTCTTTAACAGATTCAGTAAGTCTTTTGCCAAGATTGGACCTGAGACATTCAGGATTGTATCAAGGCGCGCAATTAACAGGATCAAGACTATAGGAAGTCACATTCCTTACAGAAAAGCGGTATATGCCAACTGCGGACTCAATATGACAACACTTGAATACACACCGGTTACAGGCTCTGCCGGAAGTGACTCCAAGGCAAGTTTTTCTGAAAGAGGTGGACTTGCTCTTGATACCTTTATTTATTTCACCAATATCATGGAAAAAGCGTCTGCTGTTTTGAGCGGAGTATTTCTTCTGGCTACGGTTGCATGTCTTATTTATTCCGTTGCAGATCATTTCATGGGACAGGATATTGCTTCGGGCTGGCCTTCACTTATGAGCTTTATGTCAATTGGCTTTTTTGGAGTGTTTGCTCTTTTGACGATCGTGCTCAAGTATTTATCTGTCCTTCTGAATCTTGTATTCAGACAGCAGAGATACATGGTTGCAGATATAGAGAAAATAGTTGGAAAGTGA
- a CDS encoding DUF6056 family protein: MFSYNIKRLSRQINTKRLSVVMTVLYAISVLPLLVLGHFNWMSADDMSMAYRAHEYYINSGNVIGLLGYILKVTYDEYMTWVGYFFSATLSSLSPGIFNERLYFLVVYEIIFILTLGVCYFFNALFVHVFKADKHLTNAAAMLTLILMIQSMPKKMPRVEAFYWHSGAINYMFMLGLGLFWVGLLLRSVYDLSSKRKAKLVWACILGFLLGGANYMTALELAIISVLVLIILLLGKISFIKFETSDIEQKKYIYLLWIPACLNLLGFVVSCLAPGNRARGAQVEGFGAVKSILISIYDVFDICINQYSRWEVAVILLMLAIIFWKLSGNIEHRFEHPFIFLLFALGMSASNVVPPLFATGNIEAGRIMSIFWAEYVVMIVLTVFYITAWIRQSIETDKAQELSMTVESSSLVFSLVLVLSVGSLLCIKADPHYYSATSAIADITSGDAGTYKGESLERLEILEDESVTDAVLPEYTVKPEMLFFSDVEEDKDFWINQVVARYYHKNSVVLRKN; this comes from the coding sequence ATGTTTAGCTACAATATTAAGAGACTATCAAGACAAATTAATACCAAAAGGCTTAGTGTAGTCATGACTGTATTGTATGCTATCAGTGTGCTTCCTCTTCTTGTTCTGGGACATTTTAACTGGATGTCTGCAGATGATATGTCTATGGCTTACAGGGCTCACGAGTATTACATAAATAGTGGAAATGTAATTGGACTTCTGGGCTATATCTTAAAGGTTACTTATGACGAGTATATGACCTGGGTTGGATATTTCTTTTCAGCTACCTTATCCAGTCTCAGCCCGGGTATTTTTAATGAGAGATTGTATTTTCTTGTTGTCTACGAGATCATATTTATCCTGACACTTGGAGTTTGTTATTTTTTCAATGCGCTTTTTGTGCATGTATTTAAGGCTGATAAGCACCTAACTAATGCAGCAGCGATGCTGACACTTATACTGATGATCCAGAGTATGCCAAAGAAAATGCCCAGAGTTGAGGCATTTTACTGGCATAGTGGTGCAATCAACTATATGTTCATGTTGGGACTTGGCCTTTTCTGGGTAGGACTTCTTCTTCGGTCTGTTTATGATCTTTCTTCTAAGAGAAAAGCTAAGCTTGTCTGGGCTTGCATTTTGGGCTTTTTACTTGGCGGCGCCAATTACATGACTGCACTTGAGCTTGCTATTATATCAGTATTGGTTTTGATAATACTTCTTCTTGGAAAAATATCTTTTATCAAATTTGAGACCTCGGATATTGAACAAAAGAAATACATATATCTTTTATGGATTCCGGCCTGTCTAAACCTGCTTGGCTTTGTGGTGTCCTGTCTTGCACCTGGAAACAGGGCCAGAGGCGCTCAGGTTGAAGGCTTTGGAGCGGTAAAGTCAATTCTGATCTCTATTTATGATGTGTTTGATATCTGCATCAATCAGTATTCAAGATGGGAAGTTGCAGTGATACTGCTCATGTTAGCTATCATTTTTTGGAAACTTTCCGGGAATATTGAGCACCGTTTTGAACATCCATTTATATTTTTGTTATTTGCTCTTGGAATGTCGGCATCAAATGTTGTTCCGCCGCTTTTTGCTACAGGAAATATCGAGGCCGGAAGGATCATGTCTATTTTCTGGGCTGAGTATGTTGTGATGATAGTTCTTACTGTCTTTTATATTACGGCATGGATACGTCAGTCTATAGAAACTGATAAGGCTCAAGAGCTTTCAATGACAGTAGAGTCTTCAAGCCTTGTCTTTTCACTTGTATTGGTTTTATCTGTCGGATCGCTTCTGTGTATTAAGGCTGATCCTCATTATTATAGTGCTACATCAGCTATTGCGGACATTACTTCAGGTGATGCCGGTACATATAAAGGAGAAAGCCTTGAAAGACTTGAAATCCTTGAAGATGAGTCTGTGACAGATGCAGTTTTGCCTGAATATACAGTTAAGCCGGAAATGCTGTTTTTCAGCGATGTAGAGGAAGATAAGGATTTTTGGATCAATCAGGTTGTTGCCAGATATTATCACAAGAATTCAGTTGTTCTTAGGAAAAACTAA
- a CDS encoding radical SAM/SPASM domain-containing protein, giving the protein MPIRVNSFMGKFGWFARKHFPMLASNAYLKLQFVTRSKSQKAYCDYFLNSKEVPMPNVVNIETINRCNSTCSFCTANVHDECRPLAKIDDDLYKSIIDQLADWGYKGHLTLYGNNEPLLDTKIVERHKYAREKLPNSFIFMSTNGLILTIDKVKEVAPYINQLIINNYSMEMKLHKNIQELYDYVKAHPDEFKDLDIQIQMRYLQEVLTNRAGSAPNKKETQKVIKETCLLPFTDMWIMPNGKMGLCCCDNFETTDFGDLTKMTLKEAWGSEKFQAVRRKIAEGRQNYPFCKHCDFIDAGFRMQLVNAILRGDQDAANRLGGHERMKIGNKNNVDDNIK; this is encoded by the coding sequence ATGCCAATTAGAGTTAATAGTTTCATGGGAAAATTTGGATGGTTTGCCAGGAAGCATTTTCCAATGCTTGCAAGTAATGCTTATCTGAAACTGCAGTTTGTAACAAGAAGTAAGTCACAGAAGGCTTATTGTGATTATTTCCTTAATTCCAAGGAAGTTCCAATGCCTAATGTTGTTAATATCGAGACTATCAACAGATGTAATTCAACCTGTTCCTTCTGTACAGCCAATGTTCATGATGAGTGCAGACCACTTGCCAAGATTGATGACGATCTGTACAAGAGCATTATTGATCAGCTTGCAGATTGGGGATACAAGGGACATCTTACTCTCTATGGTAATAACGAGCCGCTCCTTGATACCAAGATAGTAGAGAGACATAAATATGCAAGGGAGAAGCTTCCTAACAGCTTTATTTTCATGTCTACCAATGGTCTTATCCTTACTATCGATAAGGTTAAAGAGGTAGCTCCTTATATTAATCAGCTTATCATCAACAATTACTCAATGGAGATGAAGCTTCATAAGAATATTCAGGAACTCTATGATTATGTTAAGGCTCATCCTGATGAGTTCAAGGATCTCGATATCCAGATCCAGATGAGATATCTTCAGGAAGTTCTTACTAACAGAGCAGGCAGTGCTCCTAACAAGAAGGAAACTCAGAAAGTGATCAAGGAGACATGTCTCCTTCCATTCACAGATATGTGGATCATGCCTAATGGCAAGATGGGACTTTGCTGCTGTGATAATTTTGAGACAACTGATTTTGGTGATCTTACCAAGATGACACTCAAGGAGGCTTGGGGATCTGAGAAGTTCCAGGCAGTTAGACGTAAGATCGCAGAAGGCCGTCAGAATTATCCATTCTGTAAGCACTGTGATTTCATTGACGCAGGTTTCCGTATGCAGCTTGTTAATGCTATTCTCAGAGGAGATCAGGATGCAGCCAATAGACTTGGCGGACATGAGCGCATGAAGATCGGCAACAAGAATAATGTAGATGACAACATCAAATGA
- a CDS encoding glycosyltransferase, producing the protein MDINILFPVLNEHLRLEKGIDKCVAYMRKNVHIPYKLTIVDNGSDDDTPEIGRRLADKYDEVEYVRIEERGVGIAFKTGVLRCEADIVGYMDIDLSTDLEYLSKTIEIFEKKKNVQYVNGSRFSKDSKTHGRKWYRKITSAGLVFILKAMFGMKATDALCGFTFLRTSVAQKLVKQCSDDKGWFYTVELLLRAERGGINIVDMPIEWVEDYDTTVNVPKTIKNYIIRIYKLKKMFRKERRYATLSK; encoded by the coding sequence ATGGATATTAATATTTTATTTCCGGTTCTGAATGAGCATCTCAGGCTGGAGAAAGGTATAGATAAATGCGTAGCTTATATGAGGAAAAATGTTCATATTCCCTATAAGCTCACTATTGTGGATAACGGCTCGGATGATGATACACCTGAGATTGGAAGACGCCTTGCTGACAAATACGATGAAGTTGAATATGTCCGTATAGAGGAAAGAGGTGTTGGTATCGCCTTCAAGACTGGCGTGCTTCGCTGCGAGGCTGATATTGTAGGATATATGGATATAGATCTTTCTACAGACCTTGAGTACCTCAGTAAGACAATCGAGATATTTGAGAAAAAGAAAAATGTTCAGTATGTAAACGGGTCAAGATTTAGCAAAGATTCCAAGACACACGGCAGAAAGTGGTATCGTAAGATCACATCTGCGGGTCTTGTGTTTATTTTAAAGGCAATGTTTGGAATGAAGGCAACAGATGCTCTTTGCGGCTTTACCTTCCTCAGAACTTCTGTTGCGCAGAAGCTTGTTAAACAGTGCTCTGATGATAAGGGCTGGTTTTATACTGTTGAGCTTTTACTCAGAGCAGAGAGAGGCGGCATAAATATTGTAGATATGCCTATTGAATGGGTTGAGGATTACGATACTACAGTTAATGTTCCTAAGACGATCAAGAACTATATTATCAGGATTTACAAGCTCAAGAAGATGTTTAGAAAAGAGCGCAGATACGCGACATTGAGCAAATGA
- a CDS encoding SGNH/GDSL hydrolase family protein, which yields MKKKILTLTATILAFSTIVTGCSFGQDDTKEATEYINDETLNSTDDSSALESTGNIIVADDLATPDFEDYTTAAATAEASAAPSVDETQEEDKVVMVFFGDSQIANGRNDGTDIPTLVQQRVPNSVAINLAIGGTTASLEASTADYEDYENWSSNCFVGMVHAFTGKVKKENVLSSNPDLMTAMDSVSPSDVDYYFIEYGANDFFSKVPLDKFNTDQNYDDIHTYYGALRLGISELRQSSPNAKFFLISPVYGIYKDNSGNYLGDSYVVSNGFGTLSDYAKKAGNVSADEENAFLVDAMFMSRFDLYLDTADQYLMDNVHLTETGRRILARIVAHWPNGFEFNEPKAYRESDYINIATFDPDEFYRLDDGVLMDAFPDQFELLVKGEYKLVKPNENTPQLPDSSSQESTQENG from the coding sequence ATGAAGAAAAAAATATTGACGTTAACTGCCACCATTTTAGCCTTTTCTACTATAGTTACAGGCTGCTCTTTTGGTCAGGACGACACCAAAGAGGCCACAGAATATATTAATGATGAAACTCTTAATTCAACAGATGACAGTTCCGCTCTTGAGAGCACAGGAAATATAATTGTTGCAGATGATCTGGCAACACCTGATTTCGAAGATTACACAACTGCAGCAGCTACAGCCGAGGCATCAGCCGCACCATCAGTTGATGAAACTCAGGAAGAAGACAAAGTTGTTATGGTTTTCTTTGGAGATAGCCAGATTGCTAATGGTAGGAATGATGGAACAGATATTCCTACACTTGTACAACAAAGAGTTCCCAATTCAGTAGCTATCAACCTTGCAATAGGTGGAACAACTGCTTCTCTTGAAGCATCAACAGCCGATTATGAAGATTACGAGAACTGGTCATCTAACTGCTTTGTTGGAATGGTACACGCTTTTACCGGCAAGGTAAAAAAAGAGAATGTCCTCAGCAGTAATCCTGATCTTATGACTGCAATGGATTCAGTTAGTCCTTCTGATGTAGATTATTACTTTATAGAATATGGTGCCAACGATTTCTTTTCCAAAGTTCCACTTGATAAGTTCAACACAGACCAGAACTATGACGACATTCACACCTATTATGGCGCTCTTCGCCTTGGAATCTCAGAGCTTAGACAGTCAAGTCCAAACGCAAAGTTTTTCCTGATTTCTCCTGTATATGGTATTTACAAGGACAACAGCGGAAATTATCTTGGAGATTCTTATGTTGTCAGTAACGGTTTTGGAACACTTTCGGATTATGCCAAGAAAGCCGGCAATGTTTCAGCAGATGAAGAGAATGCCTTCCTCGTTGACGCAATGTTCATGTCAAGATTTGACCTGTACCTTGATACCGCTGATCAGTACCTGATGGATAATGTCCACCTGACTGAAACCGGCAGACGCATTCTTGCAAGAATCGTTGCCCACTGGCCAAACGGATTTGAATTCAACGAGCCAAAGGCTTACAGAGAATCTGACTATATCAATATCGCAACCTTTGATCCAGATGAATTCTATCGTCTTGATGACGGAGTTCTTATGGATGCTTTCCCTGATCAGTTCGAACTTCTGGTAAAGGGAGAGTACAAGCTCGTTAAGCCTAATGAGAATACACCTCAGTTACCAGATAGTTCCTCGCAGGAATCAACTCAGGAGAACGGTTAA
- a CDS encoding DegT/DnrJ/EryC1/StrS family aminotransferase, giving the protein MLKRIDLTRDYKKHEDEYLAAIKACCEETAFSGGKYADKFDKEFADFLGVKYVQGLNNGTSALHCALAALGVGEGDEVIVPANTYIASAWGVTYTGATPVFVDCTADTWEIDPDRIEEKITDKTKAIVGVHLYGQPFDFPRVKEIADKHGLYIVEDCAQAHGAKVEGKMVGTLGDIGCFSFYPGKNLYAFGEGGAVSTNNAEYDHYMNVMKNQGCEVRYYHKMIGYNYRLEGIQGAVLSVSLKYLPEWTKRRQEIGRRYMAEIKNPKFTLQAHPDNTEPVFHLFEVQVEGDPEKFLEYMKAQDIECNRHYPVPCHLQEAYADLGYHKGDCPNAERLAEHCATLPLFPEMTDEEVQRVIDAVNAY; this is encoded by the coding sequence ATGTTAAAGAGAATTGATCTTACAAGAGATTACAAGAAACACGAAGACGAGTATTTGGCTGCCATAAAGGCCTGCTGCGAAGAGACAGCTTTTTCAGGCGGTAAGTATGCAGACAAATTTGATAAAGAGTTTGCTGATTTCCTTGGAGTTAAGTATGTTCAGGGACTTAATAATGGCACATCAGCTCTTCACTGCGCACTTGCGGCACTTGGAGTAGGCGAGGGAGATGAAGTTATAGTTCCTGCCAATACTTATATTGCATCAGCTTGGGGAGTTACTTATACAGGAGCAACACCTGTTTTTGTTGACTGCACAGCAGATACCTGGGAAATTGATCCTGACAGGATTGAAGAGAAGATAACAGACAAGACCAAGGCTATCGTTGGAGTTCATCTGTATGGACAGCCTTTTGATTTTCCAAGAGTTAAAGAGATAGCTGATAAGCACGGGCTTTATATTGTTGAGGACTGCGCTCAGGCTCATGGCGCCAAGGTAGAGGGCAAAATGGTTGGAACTCTTGGTGATATCGGCTGCTTTAGCTTTTATCCTGGCAAGAACCTGTATGCTTTTGGCGAGGGCGGAGCTGTAAGCACTAATAATGCTGAGTATGATCACTACATGAATGTTATGAAGAATCAGGGCTGCGAAGTCAGATATTATCACAAGATGATCGGTTACAATTATCGTCTTGAAGGCATTCAGGGAGCAGTTCTTTCTGTTTCTCTTAAATATCTTCCTGAGTGGACAAAGCGCAGACAGGAAATCGGCAGAAGATATATGGCTGAGATCAAGAATCCTAAGTTTACACTTCAGGCTCATCCCGATAATACAGAGCCTGTTTTCCATCTCTTTGAAGTTCAGGTTGAAGGTGATCCGGAGAAGTTTCTGGAATACATGAAGGCTCAGGATATTGAGTGCAATCGTCATTATCCTGTTCCATGCCATCTTCAGGAGGCTTATGCTGATCTTGGATACCACAAGGGAGATTGTCCTAACGCAGAGCGTCTTGCAGAGCACTGCGCAACACTTCCTCTTTTCCCGGAGATGACTGATGAAGAGGTTCAGAGAGTAATTGATGCGGTTAACGCATATTGA
- a CDS encoding lipopolysaccharide biosynthesis protein, translating to MADSKRKSLALNASKDFIFSVLALVIYNGVLQLVIYPGLNARIGAEAFGTVLYLISVVSVMGSGFGTAASYSRMVAKKDRTQENGDYNLFLAMIAGISLVVSFVALLVLKELSVLAYMQLAVLMILTVFRYYADVEYRMNIRFVRYFAFFAVVSLGYVIGLILFPLTGSWAITILMGELFGILYTVIRGSIFRAPFTRLSASFHENLKSAWVISASNLISALILNSDRILLRLLVGAREVTVFYTASLIGKIVAMLTTPLNGVIISYFTNYRIKLDKKKFAFISLGMIILSIVGALACTFVSMIFVQIMYPDVYDETRKYFFLANLGQILYFISGSLMVIVMSFTKEKLQLIINIIYIAVFAVVVVPATLMFGLDGMAVGLVVVSLVRLLVTMLFGISKL from the coding sequence ATGGCTGATTCTAAGAGGAAAAGCCTGGCACTTAATGCTTCCAAAGATTTTATATTCAGCGTTCTTGCGCTGGTGATTTATAACGGTGTCCTGCAGCTTGTCATCTATCCCGGGCTCAATGCCCGGATAGGTGCAGAGGCTTTTGGCACCGTTTTATATTTGATCTCGGTTGTATCAGTAATGGGTTCAGGTTTCGGTACGGCAGCCAGCTACTCCAGAATGGTTGCTAAAAAGGACAGGACACAAGAAAATGGAGACTATAATCTTTTTCTTGCTATGATTGCCGGAATATCGCTTGTAGTATCCTTTGTGGCTCTTTTGGTGCTGAAAGAGCTATCGGTACTGGCATATATGCAACTTGCTGTTCTGATGATCTTGACGGTGTTTAGGTATTATGCAGATGTCGAATACCGTATGAATATCCGTTTTGTAAGATATTTTGCATTCTTTGCAGTTGTTTCTTTGGGATATGTTATAGGTCTTATATTGTTTCCGTTAACCGGAAGCTGGGCTATAACAATCCTGATGGGAGAGCTTTTTGGAATACTTTATACAGTAATAAGAGGCAGCATTTTCAGAGCTCCGTTTACAAGACTTTCGGCATCCTTTCATGAGAATTTAAAGTCAGCATGGGTGATATCTGCAAGTAACCTCATTTCAGCGCTAATATTAAATTCTGACAGGATTTTATTAAGACTCCTTGTTGGAGCCAGAGAAGTTACGGTGTTTTATACAGCAAGCCTTATAGGCAAGATAGTAGCTATGCTGACAACACCGCTTAATGGAGTGATAATTAGTTATTTTACTAACTATAGGATCAAGCTGGATAAAAAGAAATTTGCCTTTATCAGCCTTGGAATGATCATATTATCAATTGTTGGTGCACTTGCATGTACTTTTGTATCAATGATCTTTGTACAGATCATGTATCCGGATGTATATGATGAAACCAGAAAGTATTTCTTCCTGGCTAATCTGGGCCAGATACTGTATTTTATTTCAGGGTCACTTATGGTAATTGTCATGAGCTTTACCAAAGAAAAGCTTCAGCTTATTATCAACATTATATACATTGCAGTGTTTGCTGTTGTAGTAGTTCCTGCAACATTGATGTTTGGACTCGATGGTATGGCAGTGGGACTTGTAGTTGTATCTCTGGTTCGCTTGCTTGTTACTATGTTATTTGGAATCTCGAAGCTCTAA
- a CDS encoding glycosyltransferase family 39 protein: protein MKFKNALYKIVVALLAIAAGSVFVTSLLTTIYYDMHEDVDFPHYAKENIPLLLLFMTIVFVAFILLHNRDFFKRRSRGLLVFALVFCAAYCLMLILSIKPLPVTDSMTLDKILDEFEHGDYSNLTEKWGYLYIWPFQLGYVFFGEIIDHIFGHGNYLAWDIILLISILVTVFFLYKITWEIFADRAVCGIMALMSLGMLFLYNYSTFVYGDIYSLLPQTIALYTTILFVKRKKLVYALLTAVGIAVSVIIKTNSEITLIAIVMILILSAWKKRGEENYYTYEFMHRLVIRILVSAFIIFTVFVGKNAINSYYCDRAGIAAVPKGSPSVSHIAMGIQEFELENGWYSGYNYQTFIDNGYDTEKAKEVALADIRERVDTFVHHPGYAFKFFFRKFLTQWADPVCISTHNLDLVSRHVENPTDLMYYIVFGDGNIIISQIMNVFMSVCYLCVFVYLVSVLRKRDVSEQEMLLLILIFGGICFHEFWEGSSRYTMRYYVYWMPYAACGMKMILDFVGSRSKRSK, encoded by the coding sequence ATGAAATTTAAGAATGCTTTATACAAGATTGTTGTGGCTCTTCTGGCTATTGCTGCCGGATCAGTGTTTGTCACAAGCCTTTTGACAACAATATATTATGATATGCACGAGGATGTGGATTTTCCCCATTATGCTAAAGAGAATATTCCACTTCTTTTGCTTTTTATGACAATTGTATTTGTGGCCTTTATTCTACTCCACAATAGAGACTTTTTTAAGAGACGGAGCAGGGGATTACTTGTGTTTGCACTTGTTTTTTGTGCAGCCTATTGCCTTATGCTCATCTTATCTATAAAGCCGCTTCCTGTGACGGATTCAATGACACTTGATAAGATTCTCGATGAATTCGAACATGGAGATTACAGTAATCTTACCGAGAAATGGGGATATTTATATATATGGCCATTTCAGCTGGGCTATGTTTTCTTTGGAGAGATTATTGATCATATCTTTGGGCATGGGAATTACCTTGCATGGGATATCATTCTTTTGATATCAATCCTTGTCACTGTGTTTTTTCTGTATAAGATAACCTGGGAGATTTTTGCTGACAGGGCTGTATGTGGGATCATGGCTCTTATGAGCCTTGGAATGTTGTTTTTATATAATTATTCTACTTTTGTATATGGCGATATTTACAGCCTTTTACCTCAGACGATAGCATTATATACAACTATTTTATTTGTAAAAAGAAAAAAGCTTGTGTATGCTCTTTTGACAGCGGTAGGAATAGCTGTTTCAGTAATCATCAAGACCAACAGTGAGATTACTCTGATTGCCATAGTGATGATCCTGATATTGAGCGCATGGAAAAAGAGAGGGGAGGAGAACTACTACACCTACGAGTTTATGCATAGGCTGGTGATAAGAATTCTCGTATCTGCCTTTATAATATTTACCGTGTTTGTGGGTAAAAATGCTATCAATTCGTATTACTGTGACAGAGCAGGAATTGCAGCTGTTCCAAAAGGTAGTCCTTCTGTTTCTCACATAGCTATGGGAATCCAGGAATTTGAGCTGGAAAATGGATGGTATAGCGGTTACAACTATCAGACCTTTATTGATAATGGTTATGATACAGAAAAGGCTAAAGAAGTAGCTTTGGCAGATATCAGGGAAAGAGTAGATACTTTTGTACATCATCCTGGCTATGCCTTTAAATTCTTTTTCCGAAAGTTTCTCACCCAGTGGGCAGATCCGGTGTGTATTTCAACCCACAATCTGGACCTTGTGAGCAGACATGTTGAGAATCCGACGGATTTGATGTATTATATTGTTTTTGGTGATGGTAATATTATCATCAGTCAGATAATGAATGTTTTTATGAGCGTATGTTATCTGTGTGTATTTGTATATTTGGTATCTGTGCTCAGAAAGAGAGATGTATCTGAGCAGGAAATGCTTCTTTTGATACTTATATTCGGAGGCATTTGCTTCCATGAGTTTTGGGAAGGGTCATCCCGTTATACTATGAGATATTATGTGTACTGGATGCCTTATGCTGCCTGCGGAATGAAGATGATTCTTGACTTTGTCGGTAGCAGGAGCAAAAGAAGTAAATAG
- a CDS encoding glycosyltransferase family 2 protein — translation MDKIAVLIPCYNEEKTIGKVIRDAKAALPEATIYVYNNNSKDRTAEIAAEAGAVVRNEYMQGKGNVIRRMFREIDALVYVMVDGDDTYPMESAREMVDMVLNRNADMVVGDRLSSTYYQENKRPFHNFGNNLVRGSINKLFGCNIRDIMTGFRAFSYEFVKTFPVLSKGFEIETEMTIHAVYNNMQIENVVIDYRDRPEGSVSKLNTYSDGFKVLRTIMRLYRSYKPFWFFLMIAIVLALVSIGFFIPILQEYWTTHMVPRFPTLIVCCFIMLSAVQAFFAGVILSTMAIGDRRQFEMQLNMLQRHKENDYNG, via the coding sequence ATGGATAAAATAGCTGTACTTATTCCTTGCTACAATGAGGAAAAAACTATAGGGAAGGTTATCAGAGATGCTAAGGCAGCTCTTCCCGAAGCTACAATTTATGTCTATAACAATAACTCTAAGGACAGAACAGCAGAGATTGCTGCCGAGGCCGGAGCTGTTGTGAGAAATGAATATATGCAGGGAAAAGGTAACGTTATCAGACGTATGTTCCGCGAAATTGATGCCCTTGTATATGTTATGGTTGACGGTGATGATACATATCCTATGGAATCAGCAAGAGAGATGGTAGATATGGTTCTGAACCGCAATGCTGATATGGTAGTAGGCGACAGATTGTCATCGACTTACTATCAGGAGAACAAGAGACCATTCCATAACTTTGGTAACAACCTTGTAAGAGGCAGTATCAACAAGCTCTTTGGCTGTAATATCAGGGATATCATGACTGGTTTTAGAGCCTTCAGCTATGAATTTGTTAAGACATTTCCTGTTCTGTCCAAGGGATTTGAAATCGAGACAGAGATGACTATTCATGCAGTTTATAACAACATGCAGATTGAAAATGTTGTTATTGATTACAGGGATCGTCCTGAAGGATCAGTTAGTAAGCTGAATACTTATTCAGATGGATTCAAGGTTCTCCGCACTATCATGAGACTCTACAGAAGCTATAAGCCTTTCTGGTTCTTCCTCATGATTGCTATAGTATTGGCCCTTGTTTCAATTGGATTCTTTATTCCAATTCTTCAGGAGTACTGGACAACACATATGGTTCCAAGATTCCCGACACTTATTGTCTGCTGCTTTATTATGCTGTCAGCTGTTCAGGCATTTTTTGCCGGTGTAATCCTTTCTACTATGGCAATTGGGGACAGACGTCAGTTTGAAATGCAGCTCAACATGCTCCAGAGACACAAGGAGAATGATTATAATGGCTGA